Proteins encoded together in one Candidatus Kaiserbacteria bacterium window:
- a CDS encoding threonylcarbamoyl-AMP synthase, protein MIDEAAEAVRDGKLIVFPTDTVYGIGCDPFDEKAIEALYAAKQRPDEKNIPILIDSIETAEALGEITSKCKELMEKHWPGALTIVAHAKTEFPMGVLKSNGTIALRMPNHEDLLELITNVGGVLAATSANISGKPAILSYDEAYATFSEKAAVILPGATKKKEGSTIIDCTTDECKVLREGPVKI, encoded by the coding sequence ATGATCGATGAAGCAGCAGAAGCAGTACGCGATGGGAAACTTATCGTGTTTCCAACTGATACTGTATACGGAATAGGATGTGATCCATTTGATGAAAAAGCTATCGAAGCACTTTATGCTGCCAAACAACGACCAGATGAAAAGAACATACCAATACTTATTGATTCGATTGAAACAGCGGAAGCTCTTGGGGAAATTACTTCAAAATGTAAGGAATTAATGGAAAAACACTGGCCAGGAGCACTTACTATTGTTGCACATGCTAAAACAGAATTTCCAATGGGTGTTCTCAAAAGCAACGGAACTATTGCCCTTCGCATGCCAAACCATGAAGATCTACTCGAACTCATTACAAACGTCGGCGGAGTTCTTGCTGCAACAAGTGCAAACATTTCTGGTAAACCAGCTATTCTTTCCTACGATGAAGCGTATGCAACGTTCTCAGAGAAGGCAGCGGTAATCCTTCCTGGGGCAACTAAAAAAAAGGAAGGGTCCACTATTATCGACTGCACAACAGATGAATGTAAGGTACTACGCGAAGGTCCAGTGAAAATATAA